A stretch of the Papaver somniferum cultivar HN1 chromosome 6, ASM357369v1, whole genome shotgun sequence genome encodes the following:
- the LOC113290031 gene encoding uncharacterized protein LOC113290031 isoform X1 yields the protein MDVKGDQEKSHSRGGPPIFGAIFMCNRRTKQECFERCLFGLPSSQAYFVNKIKYGTVLFLFEYEERKLYGVFRANSDGAMNIKPNAFKSSGKQFPAQVSFRSQWKCHPVSESEFRDAVKDNYYTKEKFGFGLSEDQVHKLLLLFSTRIKDSSLRSKSLTTSTEAMRKCGKSGLGTVSVSGNGRRVVTTDRAGTEEGRDNASVRMNTTGYRMSPRPNRISHRLGSSEKHFPRRDDRDNQLMDASYNGAYMSEDPRYHRLGSSEKHFPRRDDCDNQLMNASYNGAYISEDPRYHFGNSSSLSVDNRTTPAHEHTSHSKTLPDSFYPDCRSQLIPATHLEPVSSVAPDSSYAGYGSQLIPTSHLEPESSIVPTVRFHNPNAIIDNPQDYIPLKSDVRIPEYGYHGNQDSASSNFEMYPDHLIPDNSVSRMPGLRNEIFERENTFSLSFGLASGTGASPVHHHGCVGEGLRYWKMDTSTALPLEINDNPTPQLDYYSRESQKLDPGESLRYDYSTEDIKDYRTHVSLRSDTHKSRRSVFSRLNKVKGSITKNQHSKGNTESDMTVEQLMGELHYQNRTRKEMGNSGQSVARDDTNRNFKRHIALDVDNRNTKWHTARNDDLGCSKKNLRGSVDHGNDDLGDSKKNLGRFAVCDDDRDTSKRILRRSSSHDDERDTSKGKSRQFTASVEVRDNINKNPNRLPARDDDHGSNKKNSGRCIAHDDGHDSNKKFKKAVIGDDNNLASEEEKLMETDGEEAPLVNYKRRSETGKGQQGSGLRGCVKGFDSEVVPGKKRKLVRPSFGSVAGGEGNGCRKDELAQDFGWKSVGKSGRELKGSTSKDVGTGLSQEVVSTDCLLESRLDHDVRSNNGDYRECSNLTEQEVGDALIKTASEGKTVDFCPRSISSNDGMQGEGQCEEAVAEECLLTVQTPFQVALVRAEGQNETDEGSSHEALQGPVVGSVKTESKGSPKGFSLESSGVGCYKEEDPVPKLGSRDCCSNMEVVTKDVVLSAVGLQKMVEENVITVVQEHCPSESESKSSMLNCSLATNAVEDLKEVGSRDCCSNMEGVTKDVASSAAVGLKKMVEENMITAVQEHGPSESESNSNMLNCSLATNAVEDLKEGKSQVHVASDHKPKAQWSFQDGVVSTEGFKQTAMEVSSKARPKLTDGCFGPQGKGREVDLAIEPNTGESHKGKALSEGLIAENLLLNRQGLSQDTMENCDISLQQTTKRGLNIAAEEFSGDSSESEPKGKKVKIYIKSTGETLQKEEPSQEPDARDSLQQLAEEPPFCIEADKVNSEKADAITDDSLTCDGREISVEFKSSKPEFHSGKIDSKRLLHSIPSSLVKDETTAKMVDEDYGCERECKPKVSSVTMQSESEQRPLRRVKKVLKRVKKGTSNPSA from the exons ATGGACGTCAAAGGGGATCAGGAGAAAAGTCATTCCAGAGGCGGTCCTCCCATTTTTGGTGCAATATTCATGTGCAACCGCAGGACAAAACAAGAATGTTTTGAACGATGTCTTTTTGGCCTTCCATCTTCTCAAGCATATTTTGTGAATAAAATTAAATATGGAACGGTTTTGTTTCTTTTCGAGTACGAGGAGAGAAAACTTTATGGTGTGTTTCGGGCTAACTCAGACGGTGCCATGAATATTAAACCAAATGCATTCAAGTCTTCAGGGAAGCAATTTCCTGCTCAG GTTTCCTTCAGGAGCCAATGGAAATGCCATCCGGTTTCAGAAAGTGAGTTCCGTGATGCTGTTAAAGATAATTACTATACAAAGGAAAAGTTTGGTTTTGGTCTCTCTGAGGATCAG GTTCACAAGCTGCTGCTTTTGTTTAGCACAAGAATCAAGGATAGCTCACTGCGATCCAAGAGTCTAACAACTAGCACCGAAGCAATGAGGAAATGTGGGAAATCTGGTTTGGGAACAGTTAGTGTATCTGGGAATGGCAGGAGGGTTGTTACAACTGATAGAGCTGGGACTGAAGAGGGTAGGGACAACGCCTCAGTCAGAATGAACACGACAGGGTACCGTATGTCGCCTAGGCCTAACCGGATCAGTCATCGCTTGGGAAGTTCTGAGAAACACTTTCCAAGAAGAGATGATCGTGATAACCAGCTTATGGATGCTTCCTACAACGGTGCTTACATGTCTGAAGATCCACGATATCATCGCTTGGGAAGTTCTGAAAAACACTTTCCAAGAAGAGATGATTGTGATAACCAGCTTATGAATGCTTCCTACAACGGTGCTTACATTTCTGAAGATCCACGATATCATTTTGGAAATTCATCATCACTCAGTGTAGATAACCGCACCACTCCTGCACATGAACATACATCTCATTCCAAGACTTTACCAGATAGTTTCTATCCAGATTGTAGAAGCCAGCTGATTCCAGCAACCCACTTAGAACCAGTTAGCTCGGTCGCACCAGATAGTTCCTATGCAGGTTATGGAAGCCAGCTGATTCCAACAAGCCACTTAGAACCAGAAAGCTCGATTGTACCAACCGTAAGATTTCATAATCCAAATGCCATTATTGATAACCCTCAAGATTACATACCACTCAAATCTGATGTTCGAATTCCAGAGTATGGTTATCATGGCAACCAGGACTCAGCTTCCAGTAATTTTGAGATGTACCCTGATCACTTGATACCCGATAACTCTGTATCAAGAATGCCTGGTTTAAGAAATGAAATCTTTGAAAGGGAAAATACATTTTCTTTATCCTTCGGCCTGGCTTCAGGTACTGGTGCCTCTCCTGTGCATCACCATGGTTGTGTTGGTGAAGGATTACGGTATTGGAAGATGGACACATCAACTGCTCTTCCCCTGGAAATCAATGACAATCCCACCCCTCAGTTGGACTATTATTCCCGAGAATCTCAAAAATTGGATCCAGGTGAAAGTCTTAGGTATGATTATTCAACTGAAGACATTAAGGACTATCGGACTCACGTAAGCCTTCGTTCTGATACTCACAAATCAAGAAGAAGTGTGTTTTCTCGTTTGAATAAGGTTAAAGGCAGCATTACCAAGAATCAGCATAGTAAAGGTAACACTGAAAGTGACATGACAGTGGAGCAACTCATGGGTGAATTGCACTATCAGAACAGAACTAGGAAGGAGATGGGAAACTCTGGACAATCTGTTGCTCGTGACGACACTAACAGAAATTTTAAACGGCATATTGCTCTGGATGTTGATAACAGAAACACAAAATGGCATACTGCTCGTAATGATGATCTTGGTTGTAGTAAGAAAAACTTAAGAGGGTCTGTAGATCACGGTAATGATGATCTTGGTGATAGTAAGAAAAACCTAGGACGATTTGCTGTTTGTGATGATGATCGTGATACTAGTAAGAGAATCTTAAGGCGATCTTCTTCCCATGATGATGAACGTGATACAAGTAAGGGAAAGTCCAGACAATTTACTGCTAGTGTTGAGGTTCGTGATAATattaataaaaaccctaatcgcCTTCCTGCTCGTGATGATGATCATGGTAGTAATAAGAAGAACTCTGGACGATGTATTGCTCATGATGATGGTCATGACAGTAATAAAAAGTTCAAGAAAGCAGTGATTGGAGATGATAATAATCTGGCCAGTGAAGAGGAAAAACTTATGGAAACAGACGGGGAAGAGGCTCCACTAGTCAACTATAAACGGCGCAGTGAAACTGGAAAGGGGCAACAGGGAAGTGGGTTGAGAGGATGTGTTAAGGGTTTTGACTCAGAAGTTGTCCCTGGCAAGAAAAGGAAACTGGTGAGACCGTCATTTGGTTCTGTTGCtggtggagaaggaaatggatgcAGAAAAGATGAGTTAGCTCAAGATTTTGGTTGGAAGAGCGTTGGCAAGAGTGGCAGAGAACTGAAAGGGTCAACTTCCAAGGATGTTGGAACAGGATTGTCCCAAGAAGTGGTTTCTACAGACTGCTTGTTGGAAAGTAGGTTAGATCACGATGTGCGAAGTAATAATGGAGATTACAGAGAATGCTCAAACTTAACAGAACAAGAGGTTGGTGATGCTTTGATCAAAACAGCAAGTGAAGGAAAAACAGTTGACTTCTGTCCTAGATCTATATCATCCAATGATGGTATGCAAGGGGAAGGGCAGTGTGAAGAAGCCGTTGCCGAAGAGTGTTTGTTGACTGTGCAAACTCCATTCCAAGTAGCCCTAGTTCGTGCTGAGGGGCAGAATGAAACAGACGAAGGCAGCTCCCATGAAGCACTGCAAGGTCCTGTTGTTGGTTCTGTTAAAACTGAGAGTAAAGGAAGCCCTAAAGGTTTTTCTCTTGAGTCCAGTGGTGTCGGGTGCTACAAAGAAGAGGATCCTGTCCCAAAGCTTGGTTCTAGAGACTGCTGTTCGAACATGGAAGTGGTAACAAAAGATGTTGTGCTCAGTGctgtgggtcttcaaaaaatGGTTGAAGAAAACGTGATAACAGTAGTGCAGGAGCACTGTCCTTCTGAAAGTGAAAGCAAAAGTAGCATGTTAAATTGCTCTCTTGCCACCAATGCTGTTGAGGATCTTAAAGAGGTTGGTTCTAGAGACTGCTGTTCGAATATGGAAGGGGTAACAAAAGATGTTGCGTCCAGTGCTGCCGTGGGTCTTAAAAAAATGGTTGAAGAAAACATGATAACAGCAGTGCAGGAGCACGGTCCTTCCGAAAGTGAAAGCAATAGTAACATGTTAAATTGCTCTCTTGCCACCAATGCTGTTGAGGATCTTAAAGAGGGAAAATCACAAGTACATGTTGCTAGTGACCACAAGCCAAAAGCGCAATGGTCATTTCAGGATGGCGTGGTTAGTACAGAAGGCTTCAAGCAAACAGCTATGGAAGTTTCAAGTAAAGCACGGCCAAAGCTTACTGATGGTTGTTTTGGACCTCAAGGTAAAGGACGTGAAGTTGATTTGGCTATTGAACCAAACACCGGTGAGAGTCACAAAGGGAAAGCGCTGTCCGAAGGACTCATTGCTGAAAACCTCTTATTGAACAGGCAAGGGTTATCTCAAGATACCATGGAAAATTGTGATATATCTCTGCAACAAACAACTAAAAGAGGCTTAAATATTGCAGCTGAAGAGTTTAGTGGTGATTCTTCTGAAAGTGAGCCCAAAGGGAAAAAAGTTAAAATATATATCAAAAGTACTGGTGAGACTCTGCAAAAGGAGGAACCGTCTCAAGAACCTGACGCAAGGGACTCATTGCAACAGTTGGCTGAAGAACCTCCCTTTTGTATTGAGGCTGACAAAGTGAATTCTGAAAAAGCTGATGCTATAACTGATGATTCTCTAACATGTGATGGCAGAGAAATTTCTGTAGAATTTAAGTCAAGTAAGCCTGAATTCCATAGTGGAAAAATTGATAGCAAGAGATTGCTCCACAGCATTCCCTCATCACTTGTCAAGGATGAAACTACTGCCAAGATGGTTGATGAGGATTATGGATGTGAACGCGAATGTAAGCCAAAAGTATCATCTGTAACCATGCAGTCTGAATCCGAACAAAGACCATTGAGGAGGGTTAAGAAGGTTCTTAAAAGGGTTAAGAAAGGAACTAGTAATCCATCTGCATAG
- the LOC113290031 gene encoding uncharacterized protein LOC113290031 isoform X2, translating to MRKCGKSGLGTVSVSGNGRRVVTTDRAGTEEGRDNASVRMNTTGYRMSPRPNRISHRLGSSEKHFPRRDDRDNQLMDASYNGAYMSEDPRYHRLGSSEKHFPRRDDCDNQLMNASYNGAYISEDPRYHFGNSSSLSVDNRTTPAHEHTSHSKTLPDSFYPDCRSQLIPATHLEPVSSVAPDSSYAGYGSQLIPTSHLEPESSIVPTVRFHNPNAIIDNPQDYIPLKSDVRIPEYGYHGNQDSASSNFEMYPDHLIPDNSVSRMPGLRNEIFERENTFSLSFGLASGTGASPVHHHGCVGEGLRYWKMDTSTALPLEINDNPTPQLDYYSRESQKLDPGESLRYDYSTEDIKDYRTHVSLRSDTHKSRRSVFSRLNKVKGSITKNQHSKGNTESDMTVEQLMGELHYQNRTRKEMGNSGQSVARDDTNRNFKRHIALDVDNRNTKWHTARNDDLGCSKKNLRGSVDHGNDDLGDSKKNLGRFAVCDDDRDTSKRILRRSSSHDDERDTSKGKSRQFTASVEVRDNINKNPNRLPARDDDHGSNKKNSGRCIAHDDGHDSNKKFKKAVIGDDNNLASEEEKLMETDGEEAPLVNYKRRSETGKGQQGSGLRGCVKGFDSEVVPGKKRKLVRPSFGSVAGGEGNGCRKDELAQDFGWKSVGKSGRELKGSTSKDVGTGLSQEVVSTDCLLESRLDHDVRSNNGDYRECSNLTEQEVGDALIKTASEGKTVDFCPRSISSNDGMQGEGQCEEAVAEECLLTVQTPFQVALVRAEGQNETDEGSSHEALQGPVVGSVKTESKGSPKGFSLESSGVGCYKEEDPVPKLGSRDCCSNMEVVTKDVVLSAVGLQKMVEENVITVVQEHCPSESESKSSMLNCSLATNAVEDLKEVGSRDCCSNMEGVTKDVASSAAVGLKKMVEENMITAVQEHGPSESESNSNMLNCSLATNAVEDLKEGKSQVHVASDHKPKAQWSFQDGVVSTEGFKQTAMEVSSKARPKLTDGCFGPQGKGREVDLAIEPNTGESHKGKALSEGLIAENLLLNRQGLSQDTMENCDISLQQTTKRGLNIAAEEFSGDSSESEPKGKKVKIYIKSTGETLQKEEPSQEPDARDSLQQLAEEPPFCIEADKVNSEKADAITDDSLTCDGREISVEFKSSKPEFHSGKIDSKRLLHSIPSSLVKDETTAKMVDEDYGCERECKPKVSSVTMQSESEQRPLRRVKKVLKRVKKGTSNPSA from the coding sequence ATGAGGAAATGTGGGAAATCTGGTTTGGGAACAGTTAGTGTATCTGGGAATGGCAGGAGGGTTGTTACAACTGATAGAGCTGGGACTGAAGAGGGTAGGGACAACGCCTCAGTCAGAATGAACACGACAGGGTACCGTATGTCGCCTAGGCCTAACCGGATCAGTCATCGCTTGGGAAGTTCTGAGAAACACTTTCCAAGAAGAGATGATCGTGATAACCAGCTTATGGATGCTTCCTACAACGGTGCTTACATGTCTGAAGATCCACGATATCATCGCTTGGGAAGTTCTGAAAAACACTTTCCAAGAAGAGATGATTGTGATAACCAGCTTATGAATGCTTCCTACAACGGTGCTTACATTTCTGAAGATCCACGATATCATTTTGGAAATTCATCATCACTCAGTGTAGATAACCGCACCACTCCTGCACATGAACATACATCTCATTCCAAGACTTTACCAGATAGTTTCTATCCAGATTGTAGAAGCCAGCTGATTCCAGCAACCCACTTAGAACCAGTTAGCTCGGTCGCACCAGATAGTTCCTATGCAGGTTATGGAAGCCAGCTGATTCCAACAAGCCACTTAGAACCAGAAAGCTCGATTGTACCAACCGTAAGATTTCATAATCCAAATGCCATTATTGATAACCCTCAAGATTACATACCACTCAAATCTGATGTTCGAATTCCAGAGTATGGTTATCATGGCAACCAGGACTCAGCTTCCAGTAATTTTGAGATGTACCCTGATCACTTGATACCCGATAACTCTGTATCAAGAATGCCTGGTTTAAGAAATGAAATCTTTGAAAGGGAAAATACATTTTCTTTATCCTTCGGCCTGGCTTCAGGTACTGGTGCCTCTCCTGTGCATCACCATGGTTGTGTTGGTGAAGGATTACGGTATTGGAAGATGGACACATCAACTGCTCTTCCCCTGGAAATCAATGACAATCCCACCCCTCAGTTGGACTATTATTCCCGAGAATCTCAAAAATTGGATCCAGGTGAAAGTCTTAGGTATGATTATTCAACTGAAGACATTAAGGACTATCGGACTCACGTAAGCCTTCGTTCTGATACTCACAAATCAAGAAGAAGTGTGTTTTCTCGTTTGAATAAGGTTAAAGGCAGCATTACCAAGAATCAGCATAGTAAAGGTAACACTGAAAGTGACATGACAGTGGAGCAACTCATGGGTGAATTGCACTATCAGAACAGAACTAGGAAGGAGATGGGAAACTCTGGACAATCTGTTGCTCGTGACGACACTAACAGAAATTTTAAACGGCATATTGCTCTGGATGTTGATAACAGAAACACAAAATGGCATACTGCTCGTAATGATGATCTTGGTTGTAGTAAGAAAAACTTAAGAGGGTCTGTAGATCACGGTAATGATGATCTTGGTGATAGTAAGAAAAACCTAGGACGATTTGCTGTTTGTGATGATGATCGTGATACTAGTAAGAGAATCTTAAGGCGATCTTCTTCCCATGATGATGAACGTGATACAAGTAAGGGAAAGTCCAGACAATTTACTGCTAGTGTTGAGGTTCGTGATAATattaataaaaaccctaatcgcCTTCCTGCTCGTGATGATGATCATGGTAGTAATAAGAAGAACTCTGGACGATGTATTGCTCATGATGATGGTCATGACAGTAATAAAAAGTTCAAGAAAGCAGTGATTGGAGATGATAATAATCTGGCCAGTGAAGAGGAAAAACTTATGGAAACAGACGGGGAAGAGGCTCCACTAGTCAACTATAAACGGCGCAGTGAAACTGGAAAGGGGCAACAGGGAAGTGGGTTGAGAGGATGTGTTAAGGGTTTTGACTCAGAAGTTGTCCCTGGCAAGAAAAGGAAACTGGTGAGACCGTCATTTGGTTCTGTTGCtggtggagaaggaaatggatgcAGAAAAGATGAGTTAGCTCAAGATTTTGGTTGGAAGAGCGTTGGCAAGAGTGGCAGAGAACTGAAAGGGTCAACTTCCAAGGATGTTGGAACAGGATTGTCCCAAGAAGTGGTTTCTACAGACTGCTTGTTGGAAAGTAGGTTAGATCACGATGTGCGAAGTAATAATGGAGATTACAGAGAATGCTCAAACTTAACAGAACAAGAGGTTGGTGATGCTTTGATCAAAACAGCAAGTGAAGGAAAAACAGTTGACTTCTGTCCTAGATCTATATCATCCAATGATGGTATGCAAGGGGAAGGGCAGTGTGAAGAAGCCGTTGCCGAAGAGTGTTTGTTGACTGTGCAAACTCCATTCCAAGTAGCCCTAGTTCGTGCTGAGGGGCAGAATGAAACAGACGAAGGCAGCTCCCATGAAGCACTGCAAGGTCCTGTTGTTGGTTCTGTTAAAACTGAGAGTAAAGGAAGCCCTAAAGGTTTTTCTCTTGAGTCCAGTGGTGTCGGGTGCTACAAAGAAGAGGATCCTGTCCCAAAGCTTGGTTCTAGAGACTGCTGTTCGAACATGGAAGTGGTAACAAAAGATGTTGTGCTCAGTGctgtgggtcttcaaaaaatGGTTGAAGAAAACGTGATAACAGTAGTGCAGGAGCACTGTCCTTCTGAAAGTGAAAGCAAAAGTAGCATGTTAAATTGCTCTCTTGCCACCAATGCTGTTGAGGATCTTAAAGAGGTTGGTTCTAGAGACTGCTGTTCGAATATGGAAGGGGTAACAAAAGATGTTGCGTCCAGTGCTGCCGTGGGTCTTAAAAAAATGGTTGAAGAAAACATGATAACAGCAGTGCAGGAGCACGGTCCTTCCGAAAGTGAAAGCAATAGTAACATGTTAAATTGCTCTCTTGCCACCAATGCTGTTGAGGATCTTAAAGAGGGAAAATCACAAGTACATGTTGCTAGTGACCACAAGCCAAAAGCGCAATGGTCATTTCAGGATGGCGTGGTTAGTACAGAAGGCTTCAAGCAAACAGCTATGGAAGTTTCAAGTAAAGCACGGCCAAAGCTTACTGATGGTTGTTTTGGACCTCAAGGTAAAGGACGTGAAGTTGATTTGGCTATTGAACCAAACACCGGTGAGAGTCACAAAGGGAAAGCGCTGTCCGAAGGACTCATTGCTGAAAACCTCTTATTGAACAGGCAAGGGTTATCTCAAGATACCATGGAAAATTGTGATATATCTCTGCAACAAACAACTAAAAGAGGCTTAAATATTGCAGCTGAAGAGTTTAGTGGTGATTCTTCTGAAAGTGAGCCCAAAGGGAAAAAAGTTAAAATATATATCAAAAGTACTGGTGAGACTCTGCAAAAGGAGGAACCGTCTCAAGAACCTGACGCAAGGGACTCATTGCAACAGTTGGCTGAAGAACCTCCCTTTTGTATTGAGGCTGACAAAGTGAATTCTGAAAAAGCTGATGCTATAACTGATGATTCTCTAACATGTGATGGCAGAGAAATTTCTGTAGAATTTAAGTCAAGTAAGCCTGAATTCCATAGTGGAAAAATTGATAGCAAGAGATTGCTCCACAGCATTCCCTCATCACTTGTCAAGGATGAAACTACTGCCAAGATGGTTGATGAGGATTATGGATGTGAACGCGAATGTAAGCCAAAAGTATCATCTGTAACCATGCAGTCTGAATCCGAACAAAGACCATTGAGGAGGGTTAAGAAGGTTCTTAAAAGGGTTAAGAAAGGAACTAGTAATCCATCTGCATAG